A window from Drosophila kikkawai strain 14028-0561.14 chromosome 2L, DkikHiC1v2, whole genome shotgun sequence encodes these proteins:
- the LOC108081832 gene encoding phospholipase A2 translates to MFSGSALLAPLLGLVLACAFHSSEGRGFVIPGTKWCGPGNIANGYDDLGTERALDMCCRAHDNCRESIAPEGEIHGLQNDGVFPIFSCACESAFRNCLTALANYQSLFVGRTYFSTKKVCFAFGHPIVSCRETQGDMFEKRCLSYHVDKGQSQLWQFYDLALYTHVTKDSAEDP, encoded by the exons ATGTTTTCCGGATCCGCTTTGCTGGCGCCCCTTTTGGGGCTGGTGTTGGCCTGTGCCTTTCACTCGAGCGAAGGACGGGGCTTTGTAATCCCGGGCACCAAGTGGTGTGGTCCTGGAAACATAGCGAACGGCTACGATGACCTGGGCACCGAGCGGGCCCTGGATATGTGCTGCCGGGCTCACGACAACTGCAGGGAGAGTATTGCTCCGGAAGGGGAAATCCATGGCCTGCAGAACGACGGGGTGTTTCCGAT TTTCTCCTGCGCTTGCGAGTCAGCATTTAGGAACTGCCTCACCGCTTTAGCCAATTACCAATCTCTTTTTGTGGGGAGGACGTATTTCAGCACCAAAAAGGTTTGCTTTGCCTTTGGGCATCCCATCGTATCCTGTCGGGAGACCCAGGGGGACATGTTCGAGAAGCGCTGCCTCAGTTACCACGTGGACAAAGGTCAGTCCCAGCTCTGGCAGTTCTACGACTTGGCACTCTACACACACGTAACCAAAGACAGCGCCGAGGACCCCTGA
- the kappaB-Ras gene encoding NF-kappa-B inhibitor-interacting Ras-like protein: MLNAKIGKVGKVLVCGMKGVGKTALIEQLVYGHVNPETELHPTIEDIYVASVDTGRGGARETLRIYDTAGLQGEQQQLPRHYLQFPDAFVLVYDPMDPRSLDMLADIKTDIDKHKEKKEIPVVVLANVRARAAPNPVEKIMDRANIWCQRERIKHYTVNAMERPSLYEPFTSLCARLHPAQTKSTFPQLRQVMQNRQKSEA; this comes from the exons atgcTGAATGCCAAAATCGGCAAGGTCGGCAAGGTGCTGGTGTGTGGGATGAAGGGTGTGGGCAAGACGGCGCTCATTGAGCAGTTGGTGTACGGCCACGTCAATCCCGAGACT GAGTTGCATCCAACCATTGAGGACATCTACGTGGCCAGTGTGGACACCGGACGAGGAGGGGCCCGCGAAACCCTGCGCATCTATGATACGGCCGGACTGCAGggcgagcagcagcagctgccacgCCACTACCTCCAGTTCCCGGACGCTTTTGTGCTGGTCTACGACCCAATGGACCCGCGTAGCCTAGACATGCTGGCCGACATCAAAACGGACATCGACAAGCACAAGGAGAAAAAGGAGATCCCCGTCGTGGTGCTGGCTAATGTTCGGGCACGGGCTGCTCCCAATCCCGTTGAAAAGATCATGGACCGGGCCAATATCTGGTGCCAACGGGAGCGAATTAAGCACTATACGGTGAACGCCATGGAGCGGCCCTCGCTCTACGAGCCCTTCACCTCGCTGTGCGCCCGCCTGCATCCGGCTCAGACGAAGAGCACATTCCCTCAGTTGCGCCAGGTCATGCAGAACCGTCAGAAGAGCGAAGCCTAG
- the Fa2h gene encoding uncharacterized protein Fa2h isoform X1, translating into MVAEIEVPTCVTATKSIDMDLPKKDEANEKFIVKYRQQLYDLSEFMHKHPGGINTLKGLNRTDMTARFMKAPPHSDAAMYLMKEYKIDSNVAAHNTKQSFAGTDQQDTRQRPRETEDKNNNQLDESMEHLVDWSKAMLPQIANITNCYDEWVHKPVDRPLRLFGPWYLEMCTKTPWWLVPTFWIPVIFQCARQEFSSAWQDDSQLLVLTGYLLFGVLLWTLLEYTLHRWVFHVKLRSNSGPFLCTFHFMIHGLHHKVPFDPMRLVFPPLPGAVLATIIYTPLSYVLLHPRVVLSGALLGYLCYDMMHYYLHYGNPSARAFIHMKRYHFHHHFSHQTSGYGISSPLWDVVFNTRIRLRKLRYQLRWT; encoded by the exons ATGGTTGCCGAAATCGAAGTCCCAACGTGCG TTACCGCCACAAAGTCCATCGACATGGACTTGCCAAAGAAGGATGAGGCGAACGAGAAGTTCATCGTGAAGTACCGCCAGCAGCTATACGACCTGTCTGAGTTTATGCACAAGCACCCCGGGGGCATAAACACCCTCAAAGGCCTCAACAGAACGGACATGACAGCTCGCTTTATGAAAGCCCCGCCACACTCTGATGCCGCCATGTACCTGATGAAGGAGTACAAAATTGATTCGAATGTCGCCGCTCATAACACTAAGCAGAGCTTTGCAGGGACCGATCAGCAGGACACTCGGCAAAGGCCGAGAGAAACCGAAGACAAGAACAACAACCAGTTGGACGAGAGCATGGAG CACTTGGTGGACTGGTCAAAGGCAATGCTTCCACAGATAGCAAACATAACTAATTGCTACGATGAGTGGGTGCACAAGCCGGTGGACAGGCCGCTGCGATTATTCGGTCCCTGGTACCTGGAGATGTGCACGAAAACGCCTTGGTGGCTGGTCCCGACCTTCTGGATTCCGGTGATTTTCCAGTGTGCGAGGCAGGAATTTTCCAGCGCCTGGCAGGACGATAGTCAG CTCCTGGTGCTTACCGGTTACTTGTTGTTTGGCGTACTCCTGTGGACCCTCCTCGAGTACACTCTGCATCGCTGGGTGTTCCACGTAAAGCTGCGCAGCAATAGCGGACCTTTTCTTTGCACCTTTCACTTTATGATCCACGGACTGCACCACAAGGTGCCCTTCGATCCCATGCGACTGGTGTTTCCGCCATTGCCGGGAGCAGTGCTCGCCACTATCATCTACACTCCGCTCAGCTACGTACTCCTCCATCCAAGGGTGGTGCTATCTGGAGCTCTGCTCGGATACCTCTGCTACGACATGATGCACTACTACCTGCACTACGGCAATCCGTCAGCGAGGGCCTTCATCCACATGAAGCGGTACCACTTCCACCACCACTTCTCCCACCAAACCTCCGGGTACGGCATCAGCAGTCCACTCTGGGATGTCGTGTTCAATACACGCATTCGCCTCCGAAAATTGAGATACCAACTACGTTGGACCTAG
- the LOC108081829 gene encoding nucleolar protein 9, with translation MQTEDKAKRKRPKRKGNRFMRNAKGFAKQGIFGRGTHIDDEQFSYFINILDAMKAGFEEVEERVNMANNVFEQTNDQEIHLSSNQIVSKALESLVGFVDDAQLERYFNKFGDNLRPLCSDRFASHVLQKMLEIAFLRGVGKKSVDQEQSDAAKRAKPDAAQVEEEYNLGADFSEDHREKCRQFVLRISKFMLNNLEDFVWDTCASHIMRTAILSLVGMHVPKIAFEKGGAEMAKHRKLYEVPDEWPEVMKEFPQRLEMWPQFADFPYQEHSSALLGVICLALSVADKSMLKHFGKKILTISLLKPNDAEEEKKNGDTDAKIEIKDDDDVEEGSTQPRPDDGDNQDVQAPVLPKVFHHQSSVILLETILGVAGAKLLTQLYAMLFCGRVANLAQQHETNFSVQRLLQHIKEASDFEAVFSELQPQVEGLLKMGYTGVVSALSAACLRLGTKQAQMIAALQSALHVSGGDKEKSKLFFNCLVKLKPSEVVGSDESGFVHLHGSLIAQHILQFNKPIFLVNCILDLSATQLSQVFNTPNGSHIVDAFMQSKYIGEKSRERLIRQLEGFYVDLAITRHGSRVLEQCFQAAQEAQKLRIAKELFSKASMLKGSPYGRLIYTKYRMDTYKLSPSQWQESLSKHLDPDQPKEAKRKTAKSAADAFKDILS, from the exons ATGCAAACAGAAGACAAGGCGAAGCGCAAGCGGCCGAAGAGGAAGGGTAATCGTTTCATGCGAAACGCCAAGGGCTTCGCCAAGCAGGGAATATTCGGACGAGGGACGCACATCGACGATGAGCAGTTCAGCTACTTTATCAACATTCTGGATGCCATGAAGGCGGGATTCGAGGAAGTGGAAGAGCGGG TGAACATGGCCAACAACGTGTTCGAGCAGACCAACGACCAGGAAATCCACCTGTCATCCAACCAAATCGTCTCCAAGGCGCTGGAGTCACTGGTGGGCTTCGTGGACGACGCCCAATTGGAGCGGTATTTTAACAAATTCGGCGATAATCTGCGACCTCTGTGCTCCGACCGGTTTGCGTCTCACGTCCTGCAGAAAATGTTGGAGATCGCCTTCCTCCGAGGTGTGGGCAAGAAGTCTGTTGACCAGGAGCAAAGCGATGCAGCCAAGCGCGCCAAGCCGGATGCCGCCCAGGTCGAGGAGGAATACAACCTGGGGGCCGACTTCAGTGAAGACCACCGGGAGAAGTGCCGGCAGTTTGTGCTGCGCATCTCAAAGTTCATGCTGAACAATCTGGAGGACTTTGTGTGGGACACCTGCGCCAGCCACATCATGCGGACAGCTATTCTCAGTCTGGTGGGCATGCATGTGCCGAAAATTGCCTTCGAGAAGGGAGGCGCGGAAATGGCCAAGCATCGGAAGCTGTACGAGGTGCCGGACGAATGGCCCGAGGTGATGAAGGAGTTCCCGCAGCGCCTGGAGATGTGGCCCCAGTTCGCCGACTTCCCCTACCAGGAGCACTCGTCGGCGCTGTTGGGAGTTATCTGCTTGGCCCTGAGTGTGGCAGACAAAAGCATGCTGAAGCACTTTGGGAAAAAAATCCTCACTATTAGCCTGTTGAAGCCAAACGATGCTGAGGAAGAGAAGAAAAACGGCGACACGGATGCCAAAATCGAAATCAAGGATGATGACGATGTGGAAGAAGGGAGCACGCAGCCAAGGCCTGACGACGGGGACAACCAGGATGTCCAAGCGCCCGTTTTGCCCAAAGTCTTCCATCACCAAAGCTCAGTCATTCTGCTCGAAACTATTTTGGGCGTGGCGGGGGCCAAGCTTCTGACCCAGCTGTACGCCATGCTATTCTGCGGTCGCGTCGCTAATCTCGCCCAGCAGCACGAGACGAACTTCTCAGTCCAGCGCCTCCTGCAGCACATCAAAGAGGCCTCCGACTTTGAGGCCGTCTTCAGCGAGCTGCAGCCACAGGTCGAAGGACTGCTCAAAATGGGCTACACCGGCGTGGTGTCCGCTCTGAGTGCCGCCTGCCTGCGTCTGGGAACCAAGCAGGCCCAGATGATAGCGGCCCTACAGAGTGCTCTCCATGTGAGCGGCGGTGACAAAGAGAAGTCCAAGCTTTTCTTCAACTGTCTGGTTAAGCTGAAGCCCTCCGAAGTGGTGGGCAGCGACGAGTCAGGCTTTGTTCACTTGCACGGCTCCTTGATCGCACAACACATCCTGCAGTTCAACAAACCCATCTTCCTGGTCAACTGCATCCTGGACCTTTCCGCCACGCAGCTATCGCAGGTGTTCAACACACCCAATGGCTCCCACATCGTGGATGCCTTTATGCAAAGCAAGTACATTGGCGAAAAGTCACGCGAGCGACTGATACGCCAGCTGGAGGGGTTCTACGTTGACCTGGCCATCACCCGACACGGCTCCCGCGTTCTTGAACAGTGCTTCCAGGCCGCGCAGGAAGCCCAAAAGCTTCGCATTGCCAAAGAGCTCTTTTCCAAGGCAAGCATGCTAAAGGGCTCGCCCTACGGCCGGCTCATCTACACAAAGTACCGGATGGATACGTACAAGCTGTCGCCCAGCCAGTGGCAGGAGAGTCTGTCAAAGCATCTGGATCCTGATCAGCCCAAGGAGGCCAAGAGGAAAACGGCGAAAAGTGCTGCCGATGCTTTCAAGGATATCCTTAGCTAG
- the LOC108081820 gene encoding uncharacterized protein yields MSNSSVRPIPTLKGIFSVPRVTQSRNFLKENKVSLRSLEKTTSEKLAAKQSVRPRWMPPQLRRAASEVREGKESKTDRPQPRAKKTLTHGNSLEQAAISSRSQHQLAPVIPGDGERFDGLEERNPLFYAPSEQVEAENLLDSASQAPSDRCQSCGTHRSSTSIAIQTEDITDEIYLTNALKKCNFDGRSVMEDTRSKIEDNYRQLQYEDEEELEQLPLSARSSSSKHSRFHMSEAEAMPEAEPKNFLGSDDEGPLSARSRFTTASNVTTITNKSKRREHKLGSRDEVRLPRYLEKQKREKAEAKQLADMQDPDCPRGHVLLSDQDRLTYLNNAQKRYESLVNELNHMPMTAQTLRVRTRKAEIDKELTTVEEQIRVYSKAKVYVMAHKSRQL; encoded by the exons ATGTCTAACTCATCCGTTCGGCCTATTCCCACGCTGAAGGGCATCTTTTCGGTGCCGC GCGTCACACAGTCCCGAAACTTCCTCAAGGAGAACAAGGTAAGCCTACGTTCGCTGGAGAAGACCACTAGCGAGAAGTTGGCCGCAAAGCAGTCAGTGCGTCCCAGATGGATGCCTCCCCAGCTCCGACGTGCCGCTTCTGAGGTGAGGGAGGGCAAGGAATCGAAGACGGACCGACCGCAGCCCAGGGCCAAAAAGACACTAACTCACGGAAACTCCCTGGAACAAGCGGCCATCAGCTCTCGTTCCCAGCACCAACTGGCCCCCGTGATTCCGGGGGACGGCGAGCGTTTCGATGGGCTAGAGGAACGCAATCCCCTCTTCTACGCTCCATCAGAACAGGTGGAAGCGGAGAACCTTTTGGACTCGGCATCCCAGGCGCCGTCGGATCGTTGCCAATCTTGCGGCACCCATCGAAGCTCCACCAGCATTGCTATTCAAACAGAGGACATAACTGATGAAATATACCTCACAAACGCTCTCAAAAA ATGCAATTTCGATGGAAGATCCGTGATGGAGGACACGCGTTCAAAGATTGAAGACAACTACAGACAACTGCAGTACGAGGACGAGGaagagctggagcagctaCCTTTGTCAGCCCGCTCGAGCTCTTCGAAACACAGCCGCTTCCACATGTCCGAGGCCGAAGCAATGCCCGAGGCCGAGCCCAAAAACTTTCTTGGCTCTGATGACGAAGGGCCACTCAGTGCCCGTAGCCGTTTCACGACGGCATCGAATGTCACCACAATAACCAACAAGTCTAAGCGTCGTGAACATAAACTAGGCT CCCGTGATGAGGTGCGTCTGCCACGCTACTTGGAGAAGCAGAAGCGCGAAAAAGCCGAGGCCAAGCAGCTCGCGGATATGCAGGATCCAGATTGTCCCCGCGGGCATGTATTGCTCAGCGATCAGGATCGGCTGACCTACCTCAACAATGCCCAGAAGC GCTACGAAAGTCTCGTTAACGAGCTGAACCACATGCCCATGACCGCGCAGACTTTGCGCGTGCGCACTCGTAAGGCGGAGATTGACAAGGAGCTGACCACAGTGGAGGAGCAAATCCGGGTCTACTCGAAGGCGAAAGTCTACGTGATGGCCCACAAGTCTCGCCAGCTGTAA
- the Fa2h gene encoding uncharacterized protein Fa2h isoform X2 yields the protein MDLPKKDEANEKFIVKYRQQLYDLSEFMHKHPGGINTLKGLNRTDMTARFMKAPPHSDAAMYLMKEYKIDSNVAAHNTKQSFAGTDQQDTRQRPRETEDKNNNQLDESMEHLVDWSKAMLPQIANITNCYDEWVHKPVDRPLRLFGPWYLEMCTKTPWWLVPTFWIPVIFQCARQEFSSAWQDDSQLLVLTGYLLFGVLLWTLLEYTLHRWVFHVKLRSNSGPFLCTFHFMIHGLHHKVPFDPMRLVFPPLPGAVLATIIYTPLSYVLLHPRVVLSGALLGYLCYDMMHYYLHYGNPSARAFIHMKRYHFHHHFSHQTSGYGISSPLWDVVFNTRIRLRKLRYQLRWT from the exons ATGGACTTGCCAAAGAAGGATGAGGCGAACGAGAAGTTCATCGTGAAGTACCGCCAGCAGCTATACGACCTGTCTGAGTTTATGCACAAGCACCCCGGGGGCATAAACACCCTCAAAGGCCTCAACAGAACGGACATGACAGCTCGCTTTATGAAAGCCCCGCCACACTCTGATGCCGCCATGTACCTGATGAAGGAGTACAAAATTGATTCGAATGTCGCCGCTCATAACACTAAGCAGAGCTTTGCAGGGACCGATCAGCAGGACACTCGGCAAAGGCCGAGAGAAACCGAAGACAAGAACAACAACCAGTTGGACGAGAGCATGGAG CACTTGGTGGACTGGTCAAAGGCAATGCTTCCACAGATAGCAAACATAACTAATTGCTACGATGAGTGGGTGCACAAGCCGGTGGACAGGCCGCTGCGATTATTCGGTCCCTGGTACCTGGAGATGTGCACGAAAACGCCTTGGTGGCTGGTCCCGACCTTCTGGATTCCGGTGATTTTCCAGTGTGCGAGGCAGGAATTTTCCAGCGCCTGGCAGGACGATAGTCAG CTCCTGGTGCTTACCGGTTACTTGTTGTTTGGCGTACTCCTGTGGACCCTCCTCGAGTACACTCTGCATCGCTGGGTGTTCCACGTAAAGCTGCGCAGCAATAGCGGACCTTTTCTTTGCACCTTTCACTTTATGATCCACGGACTGCACCACAAGGTGCCCTTCGATCCCATGCGACTGGTGTTTCCGCCATTGCCGGGAGCAGTGCTCGCCACTATCATCTACACTCCGCTCAGCTACGTACTCCTCCATCCAAGGGTGGTGCTATCTGGAGCTCTGCTCGGATACCTCTGCTACGACATGATGCACTACTACCTGCACTACGGCAATCCGTCAGCGAGGGCCTTCATCCACATGAAGCGGTACCACTTCCACCACCACTTCTCCCACCAAACCTCCGGGTACGGCATCAGCAGTCCACTCTGGGATGTCGTGTTCAATACACGCATTCGCCTCCGAAAATTGAGATACCAACTACGTTGGACCTAG
- the sPLA2 gene encoding phospholipase A2, whose translation MWLLRVGFLCGILTTVLAFGDEAIFEDEDIYNQALPPVPHTGITVPGTKWCGPGNTAANYEDLGRERETDKCCRAHDHCDEIIESHGQLHGLPTNTDWFPILKCTCEQAFINCLQAVNSMTSNTLGRIYYGSRRRCFANGYPTVGCKQYQEGTFRKRCIRYQVDKSKAKVWQFYDMPFFTMQATKG comes from the exons ATGTGGCTGCTCCGCGTAGGCTTTCTCTGTGGCATTCTGACCACCGTATTGGCCTTTGGCGATGAGGCCATCTTCGAGGACGAGGATATATACAATCAGGCGCTGCCTCCAGTCCCCCACACCGGCATCACGGTACCAGGGACCAAATGGTGCGGGCCGGGCAACACGGCAGCCAACTATGAGGATCTGGGCAGGGAGCGGGAGACGGACAAGTGTTGTCGGGCGCATGACCACTGCGATGAAATAATCGAGTCGCATGGCCAGCTCCATGGACTACCTACTAACACAGATTGGTTTCCCAT CCTTAAGTGCACCTGCGAGCAGGCGTTCATCAATTGTCTTCAAGCGGTGAACAGCATGACCTCCAACACCCTAGGTAGGATCTATTAcggcagcaggaggaggtgcTTCGCCAACGGATATCCTACAGTGGGATGTAAGCAGTACCAAGAGGGCACGTTTCGTAAGCGTTGCATCCGTTACCAGGTGGACAAGAGCAAGGCCAAAGTTTGGCAGTTCTACGACATGCCCTTCTTCACGATGCAGGCGACCAAAGGCTGA
- the Inos gene encoding inositol-3-phosphate synthase: protein MKPTNASTLEVISPKVRVDNDFITSDYEYQTSHVKRTSSGQLQVHPQTTALKIRTGRHVPKLGVMLVGWGGNNGSTLTAALEANRRQLKWRKRTGVQQANWFGSITQASTVFIGSDEAGADVYVPMKELLPMVEPDNIVVDGWDISGLHLGDAMRRAEVLDVALQDQIYDQLAQLQPRPSIYDPDFIAANQSERADNVIGGTRLEQYEQIRKDIRDFRQRSGVDSVIVLWTANTERFSDVRQGLNTTSQELLASLQANNSEVSPSTIFAMASIAEGCTYINGSPQNTFVPGLIQLAEEKKVFIAGDDFKSGQTKIKSVLVDFLVGAGIKPVSIASYNHLGNNDGKNLSAPQQFRSKEISKSNVVDDMVASNKLLYGPDEHPDHVVVIKYVPYVGDSKRAMDEYTSEIMMGGHNTLVIHNTCEDSLLATPLILDLVILGELSTRIQLRSAENESAPWVPFKPVLSLLSYLCKAPLVPQGCQVVNSLFRQRAAIENILRGCIGLPPISHMTLEQRFDFATITNEPPVKRAKILGQQCAVESATNGKIHANGHSNGSAKLATNGNGH, encoded by the exons ATGAAGCCCACCAATGCCTCCACGCTGGAAGTCATCTCCCCGAAGGTGCGGGTGGATAATGACTTCATCACATCGGACTACGAGTACCAGACGTCGCACGTGAAGCGCACCTCATCTGGACAGCTGCAG GTGCACCCCCAGACTACGGCGCTGAAGATACGGACCGGCCGCCATGTGCCCAAACTGGGCGTGATGCTGGTGGGCTGGGGCGGCAACAACGGCTCCACGCTGACCGCCGCCCTGGAAGCTAACCGCCGGCAGCTGAAGTGGCGCAAGCGGACTGGCGTGCAGCAGGCCAACTGGTTCGGCTCCATCACCCAGGCCTCCACAGTTTTCATTGGATCTGACGAGGCTGGCGCAGACGTGTACGTTCCGATGAAGGAGCTGCTGCCCATGGTGGAGCCGGACAACATTGTTGTGGATGGTTGGGATATCAGCGGCCTGCATCTGGGTGACGCCATGCGCCGTGCCGAGGTCCTGGACGTGGCTCTGCAGGACCAGATCTACGATCAGCTGGCGCAGCTCCAACCACGCCCATCCATCTACGACCCGGACTTCATTGCGGCCAATCAGTCGGAGCGCGCTGACAATGTGATCGGGGGAACGCGTCTGGAGCAGTACGAGCAGATCAGGAAGGACATTCGCGACTTCCGGCAGCGAAGTGGCGTCGATTCCGTCATTGTTCTGTGGACCGCCAACACAGAGCGCTTCTCTGATGTTCGACAGGGTCTGAACACCACCAGCCAGGAGCTCCTGGCCTCGCTCCAGGCCAACAATTCGGAGGTCTCACCGTCGACGATCTTTGCAATGGCCAGCATTGCTGAGGGG TGCACCTACATCAATGGCTCGCCACAGAACACCTTTGTCCCTGGACTGATCCAGTTGGCCGAGGAGAAGAAGGTCTTCATAGCCGGCGACGACTTCAAGTCTGGTCAGACGAAGATCAAGAGCGTTCTGGTAGACTTCCTGGTGGGGGCCGGCATCAAGCCTGTGTCGATTGCCAGCTACAACCACTTGGGCAATAACGACGGAAAGAATCTGTCCGCTCCTCAGCAGTTCCGCTCCAAGGAG ATTTCCAAGAGTAACGTGGTGGACGACATGGTGGCCTCCAACAAGCTGCTCTACGGGCCGGACGAGCATCCCGACCACGTTGTGGTCATTAAATACGTGCCCTATGTGGGTGACAGCAAGCGAGCCATGGACGAGTACACATCCGAGATCATGATGGGTGGCCACAACACCCTGGTTATCCACAACACTTGCGAGGACTCCCTACTGGCCACACCCTTGATCCTGGACCTGGTCATCTTGGGCGAGCTGAGCACTCGCATACAGCTCCGCAGCGCAGAGAACGAGTCCGCCCCCTGGGTGCCCTTCAAGCCGGTCCTCTCCCTGCTGAGCTACTTGTGCAAGGCCCCGCTGGTGCCCCAGGGCTGCCAGGTGGTCAACTCGCTTTTCCGCCAGCGGGCTGCGATTGAGAACATATTGCGCGGCTGCATCGGCCTTCCGCCCATCTCCCACATGACCCTGGAGCAGCGG TTCGACTTTGCTACCATTACGAACGAGCCTCCGGTGAAGAGGGCCAAGATCCTGGGCCAACAATGCGCCGTTGAATCTGCCACAAATGGCAAGATTCATGCCAATGGACACAGCAATGGATCCGCCAAGCTGGCCACCAACGGGAACGGCCACTGA